One Heteronotia binoei isolate CCM8104 ecotype False Entrance Well chromosome 10, APGP_CSIRO_Hbin_v1, whole genome shotgun sequence genomic region harbors:
- the LOC132578263 gene encoding ras-like protein family member 11A — protein MRLSSTMSHHCLLAPIQECPAGYFMKDIKLAVLGTGSMGKSAMIVRYLTRRFIGDYEPNTGNLYSRLVHVEDDQIFLQIQDTPGCIELQEDIPQMLDSLSRCLKWADGFLLVYSVTDCRSYQSIRPLFEQIWKSRPDSKTPVIIVGNKADLTHARQVAAKDGLQLANELDSVFLEISTSDTSKSISNVILGQQPKDRWKNDLR, from the coding sequence ATGCGGCTGTCGTCGACCATGTCTCACCACTGTCTCCTCGCCCCGATACAGGAGTGCCCTGCTGGTTACTTCATGAAGGACATTAAGCTGGCCGTGCTGGGCACAGGGAGCATGGGGAAGAGCGCTATGATTGTCCGCTACCTAACCAGGAGGTTTATTGGCGACTATGAACCCAACACAGGGAATCTGTATTCAAGACTTGTTCATGTGGAAGATGACCAAATTTTCTTGCAAATTCAAGACACCCCAGGATGTATTGAGCTTCAAGAAGACATCCCGCAGATGTTGGATTCACTTTCCAGGTGTCTAAAGTGGGCGGATGGTTTTCTTTTGGTGTATTCCGTTACAGACTGCCGTAGCTACCAGTCTATCCGTCCCCTCTTTGAACAGATCTGGAAGAGCCGTCCAGACTCTAAAACCCCTGTTATTATAGTAGGCAACAAAGCGGACTTGACTCATGCCAGACAAGTAGCAGCAAAGGATGGCCTACAGCTGGCCAATGAACTGGACAGTGTCTTTCTAGAAATCTCCACTAGTGATACTTCCAAGTCCATTTCCAATGTTATTTTAGGGCAACAACCTAAGGATAG